One window of Deltaproteobacteria bacterium genomic DNA carries:
- a CDS encoding MBL fold metallo-hydrolase — protein MNLKGNLLKPTQTLGSGRVRQFILQDRKTRITQITTFCPDIIGPGPTHLDLIEDEALVLLDTGIPTGLAKKFFYGARSQTIPSEVQSLPDDYSRQELLEGLKLAGYSIKDIDLLVISHGHPDHFFMGRWISDQAGCPVTAHVLDTSDICNPWEMLEMWLHLRNRTQAMGMPQPRVTNISPGLDFETLGPEAAGFSMTLNFPISQDGPLKLNNARFKNIEVKHLPGHSPGGIGLIVGQEGSEKVLLCGDVLLTPITPHPDDLLTYLRTLEDLKNLEGIVLALPAHGKAIKNIKARVSFLQRYHHKRLKITYKACRKPCSVWDIATLPGYFDIPVDPKKFNPLAGSEALTHIEILHMVQGGSGA, from the coding sequence ATGAACCTTAAAGGCAATCTTCTCAAGCCCACCCAGACGCTAGGCAGCGGACGGGTGCGGCAGTTTATTCTTCAGGACCGCAAAACACGCATCACCCAGATCACCACCTTCTGTCCGGATATCATCGGACCCGGCCCGACCCACCTTGACCTGATTGAGGACGAGGCTTTAGTTCTTCTGGACACCGGCATTCCAACCGGGCTGGCCAAGAAATTTTTTTACGGCGCCCGCAGTCAGACCATTCCCTCTGAAGTTCAGTCCCTTCCTGATGATTACAGCAGGCAGGAACTTCTGGAAGGCCTGAAGCTAGCCGGTTACTCCATCAAGGACATTGATCTGCTGGTTATCTCCCACGGACATCCGGATCATTTTTTCATGGGCCGCTGGATCTCGGACCAGGCCGGGTGCCCTGTAACGGCTCACGTCCTGGACACCTCAGATATCTGCAACCCCTGGGAGATGCTCGAGATGTGGCTCCATCTCCGAAATCGAACCCAGGCCATGGGGATGCCGCAGCCTCGGGTGACGAACATCTCTCCAGGCTTAGACTTTGAAACACTGGGCCCAGAGGCTGCCGGTTTTTCAATGACATTGAATTTTCCCATCAGCCAGGACGGCCCTCTCAAATTGAACAATGCACGGTTCAAGAATATTGAGGTTAAACACCTCCCTGGACACTCACCCGGCGGAATAGGTTTGATCGTTGGCCAGGAAGGGAGCGAAAAGGTCCTGCTCTGCGGCGACGTACTCCTGACTCCCATCACCCCTCACCCTGACGACCTCCTGACCTACCTCCGGACCCTGGAAGACTTGAAAAACCTGGAAGGCATCGTCCTCGCTCTTCCAGCTCATGGCAAGGCGATTAAAAACATCAAGGCCCGCGTCAGTTTTTTACAGAGATACCATCATAAACGCCTGAAAATCACTTACAAAGCTTGCAGGAAACCCTGTTCAGTCTGGGACATCGCCACGCTGCCCGGCTATTTCGACATTCCTGTTGATCCTAAAAAATTCAATCCATTAGCCGGAAGCGAGGCCCTGACGCATATCGAAATCCTGCACATGGTTCAGGGGGGTTCAGGGGCTTGA
- a CDS encoding amidase — protein MTISDELAFMDATGQAELVRKGEVEPLELVDTAIERIERLNPTLNAVITPMYETARVAATSELPEGPFTGVPFLLKDLVAEYAGVRLTAGSAFLQNFTPGHDSELVARLKRAGLAIIGKTNTPEFGILPTTEPQLFGPCCNPWDTNRTPGGSSGGSAAAVASGMVPMAYANDGAGSIRITASCCGLFGLKPTRARNPLGPEYGEILFFLLTEHALTRSVRDSASLLDATSGPDPGDPLWAPLPRRPFIEEVGASPGKLRIAFSSKAPTNVTIHPDCVDAVQDAARLCGDLGHEVVEAAPTIDGEVLAQNFSFLWSVLPAWTIDYWARRTDQKPSPGQFEGLTWAMYEYGSRQSAANYMNALQALQKVARGVACFFTNYDVWLTPALGEPPVALGSFDSPPERPLQGLSRSASFTPFASISNITGQPAMSVPLYWDDSGLPIGAQFIGRFGDEATLFRLARQLEEARPWAERRPPVSA, from the coding sequence ATGACCATTTCTGATGAATTGGCCTTTATGGATGCCACCGGCCAGGCCGAGCTGGTCCGGAAAGGTGAGGTCGAACCGCTTGAGCTTGTGGATACGGCTATCGAGCGAATCGAGCGTCTGAACCCGACTCTCAATGCGGTCATTACGCCGATGTATGAAACGGCGCGGGTTGCGGCCACGAGCGAGTTGCCTGAGGGGCCTTTCACCGGTGTGCCCTTTCTTCTTAAAGACCTGGTGGCCGAATATGCCGGGGTGCGCCTGACTGCCGGTTCAGCCTTTTTGCAGAACTTTACTCCTGGCCATGACAGTGAGCTGGTGGCTCGACTGAAACGAGCGGGCTTGGCTATCATCGGCAAGACCAATACGCCTGAGTTTGGTATTCTCCCCACAACCGAACCTCAACTGTTCGGTCCATGCTGCAATCCATGGGATACGAATCGAACCCCGGGCGGCTCCAGCGGGGGCTCAGCCGCGGCTGTGGCCTCTGGCATGGTTCCGATGGCTTATGCGAATGACGGCGCCGGGTCTATCCGAATTACGGCCTCATGCTGCGGTCTGTTCGGCCTTAAGCCGACCCGGGCCCGGAACCCGCTCGGCCCTGAATACGGCGAGATTTTATTCTTCCTTTTGACTGAACATGCCTTGACGCGCTCGGTGCGGGACAGCGCCTCTCTGCTGGATGCAACCTCCGGACCCGACCCGGGTGATCCGCTTTGGGCCCCATTACCCAGGCGCCCATTCATCGAGGAAGTAGGAGCAAGCCCGGGAAAGCTTCGCATTGCCTTTTCCTCCAAGGCGCCCACCAATGTCACTATTCACCCTGACTGCGTTGATGCGGTTCAAGACGCGGCCAGGCTCTGCGGCGACTTAGGCCACGAAGTTGTAGAAGCCGCCCCCACTATTGACGGTGAAGTTTTAGCGCAGAATTTCAGTTTCCTCTGGTCAGTCCTCCCGGCCTGGACCATTGACTACTGGGCCCGTCGGACTGATCAGAAGCCTTCACCAGGCCAGTTCGAAGGGCTGACCTGGGCGATGTATGAATATGGCTCCAGGCAAAGTGCGGCCAATTATATGAATGCCTTGCAGGCCCTCCAGAAAGTGGCGCGCGGTGTGGCTTGTTTTTTCACCAACTACGATGTCTGGCTCACCCCGGCTCTGGGCGAACCGCCTGTGGCTTTGGGTTCCTTTGACTCGCCTCCAGAAAGACCCCTTCAGGGGCTTTCTCGTTCGGCATCGTTTACACCCTTCGCTTCAATCAGCAACATCACGGGTCAGCCGGCCATGTCCGTACCGCTGTATTGGGACGACAGCGGCTTACCGATCGGCGCCCAGTTCATTGGCCGTTTTGGTGACGAAGCGACCCTCTTCCGTCTGGCGAGGCAGCTTGAAGAGGCGCGGCCCTGGGCCGAACGCCGGCCGCCCGTGTCAGCCTGA
- a CDS encoding HDOD domain-containing protein, whose amino-acid sequence MNKPPRKIFNKIIGRMKGLPSLPGAVIAILDVLNNPESSAQELSKALHYDQSIASRVLKLVNSAFFGFPRQIDTLSKAVTILGYTSIHNIILATTIFDTFNKGPQSRSLNRKRFWQHALGCGAAAQTIESKLSMRNAEEVFLAGVLHDIGKVILDVYLHDEYAEVLELAQKENLLLVEAEKKVLGATHADFGYWLAENWNLPYNLTAAIAYHHNPSKSKDHFIMASLVHIGDILTKALEIGHGGDDFIPAINRQAWTTLRLTPDFIESLIPEFEEKLEQAQAFLPDNSS is encoded by the coding sequence ATGAATAAGCCCCCTAGAAAGATTTTTAATAAAATTATTGGCCGCATGAAAGGGCTGCCTTCGCTACCAGGGGCGGTGATCGCCATCCTGGATGTCCTCAATAACCCAGAATCTTCTGCTCAGGAACTGTCCAAGGCCCTGCATTATGATCAATCCATAGCCTCCCGCGTTCTCAAGCTGGTCAACTCGGCCTTTTTCGGCTTCCCGCGCCAGATAGACACCCTCAGTAAGGCCGTCACCATTCTGGGTTATACCTCCATTCACAATATCATCCTGGCGACGACCATTTTCGACACCTTCAACAAGGGGCCGCAGAGCCGGTCACTGAATCGAAAGCGTTTTTGGCAGCATGCCTTGGGATGCGGGGCGGCGGCTCAAACCATCGAGTCCAAGCTCAGTATGAGAAATGCTGAAGAGGTGTTTTTAGCCGGCGTGCTCCACGACATTGGCAAAGTCATTCTGGACGTCTATCTCCACGATGAATACGCTGAAGTCTTGGAATTGGCTCAAAAGGAGAACCTGCTGCTAGTTGAAGCCGAAAAAAAAGTCCTGGGAGCCACCCATGCCGACTTCGGGTATTGGCTGGCCGAGAACTGGAATTTGCCTTATAACCTCACTGCGGCGATCGCTTATCATCATAATCCGTCCAAAAGCAAGGACCATTTTATCATGGCCAGCCTGGTCCATATCGGGGACATTCTGACCAAGGCCTTAGAAATAGGTCATGGCGGAGATGATTTCATTCCGGCCATCAATCGCCAGGCATGGACTACCCTCCGTCTGACACCGGATTTCATTGAAAGCCTGATTCCTGAGTTTGAGGAAAAACTCGAGCAGGCCCAGGCCTTCCTTCCTGATAACTCCTCTTGA